The sequence AGATATTAAAGCTGACGTTTTAATAATTTCCACAGGTGTACCAACAGTTTATTTAAACTATGGCAAGCCTGACGAAAAAGCCTTAGACAAGGTGACCTTAGCGGAACTAAAGCAGTATGTGACTGAGAACCATTTTGCTCCGGGAAGCATGCTGCCCAAAATCCAAGCTGTCATTAGCTTTTTAGAAAACGGCGGGAAAGAAGCGATTATTACTAATCCTGAATCCTTAGAAGAAGCTATTGCTGGCAAAACCGGAACCCATATTTACCCATGATCGATAGATATTTAATCGATTTATTCCCTTTGTAATAGTTACTGAGCTTGGGATGGAGAGGAGTTAGCTTCATCTCCATCCCAAGTGTGATATTAAGAGTAGGATGAAAAAGTTAGATTTAAATAGTTAGATTTAAATAGTTAGATTTAAATAGTTAGATTTAAATTGAAGATCTTAATTACTTGAGTTTGTATAATCTTCATTTGAACCGTTATCAAGAAGAAGCACGAGACCGTCAATTATGTGTAGGTATATAGAATAAGTGGTCAGAGGCCTGAGGGCTGAAAGGTTCATCCAAAAGAATCTGACTTGTAATACGACAGATAGATTCTTCAGATTATCAACTGAGGAAGTTTCCATAATGTTTGTGCCCCCGAGATGAGGAGATTTCCCTTAAGGAGAAATGAACATGGGTATAGTATTAAACGGTGGAACTATTGTTACGGCTGCAGACCAGTATCAAGCAGACGTCCGCATTGAAGGCGAGAGAATTGTGGCTATTGGCTGCGATATCAAGCAACCTGGTGACCAGGCAATAGATGTGGATGGCTGCTTTTTATTTCCGGGTGGAATTGACCCCCATACTCACTTCGACCTCCCCATGGGAGATTTTTCAACCTCAGACGATTTCTTTTCGGGTACTAAAGCAGCAATTTTAGGTGGAACAACAACCATTCTTGACTTTGCAACTCAGTTTAAAGGTGAAACTCTAAAAGAGGGACTGGCGAACTGGCACATAAAAGCGAAAGATAAGAGTTATGTAGACTATGGTTTTCATATGGCAATCACGGATTGGAATGAAGCCATTGCTAATGAAATGAAAGTGTTAGTTGAAGAAGACGGAGTATCGTCCTTCAAGCTTTACATGGCTTATAAGAACAGTTTGCAAGTGGATGATCAGGCACTTTTACAAGCTTTGCGTCAAGCAGGGGAATCCGGCGGGCTGGTTTGTGTACACTGTGAGAATGGTGATATAGTGTATGACTTAGTTCATGAACATCTAAAACAGGGAAAAACCACCCCCAAATATCATCCCTTATCCCGTCCTCCTGAAGTAGAAGAGGAGGCAACTCAAAGAGCCATTACCCTCGCTCAGATAGCAGGGGCACCTCTCTATGTTGTCCATTTATCCTGCAGCGGAGCTCTTCAAGCAGTGACCAATGCAAAACTAAAGGGACTGGAGATTTACGCAGAAACCTGTCCCCAATACCTCTTGTTAAATGACAGCTATTACAATGCTGAAGGATTTAACGGAGCCAAATATGTGATTTCACCGCCTTTGCGCCCAATTCAGCATCAGGAAATATTGTGGTCCGGCTTAAACACCGGAGTCTTAGATGTTGTTGCTACGGATCATTGCGCGTTTAATTATAAAGGACAAAAAGATAAAGGCCTTAATGATTTTAGCAAAATTCCCAATGGAGCTGCCGGGGTAGAAACCCGCATGGGATTAATATATACTCACGGCGTTTTGTCGGGAAAATTATCAATAAATGATTTCGTGGCTTTAACCTCTACAAATGCAGCTAAGCTGTTCGGATTGTTTCCCCGTAAAGGAACCATTGCTCCCGGAAGTGATGCTGATATAGTGGTATGGGACCCGCGCCAATCAACAGTCATAAAAGCTGAAGAGTTACATCAGCAGGTAGATTATACTCCTTACGAAGGTTTTAAGCGGTCCGGTCAAGCGATTCACGTATTCTTACGGGGTAAGCAGGTTGTTCAGGATGGTCAGTTAAAGGAGGATAAACCTGCGGGGATATACTTATCCCGAAAGCCATTCCTCAAGAGAAAGGTCGGGTAACAATGTATACGATTGATATTAACGGCGCAGTTCATAATGTGCAAGAGGATAAGAATCTCCTGGATTTCTTGCGTGACGAGGTTCAGGTAACCTCTCTCAAAAACGGATGTGGAGAAGGTGCTTGCGGTGCTTGTATGCTCTTAGTCGACGGAAAGGCAATGAGAGCTTGTATTCTCACTGTTGCCAAAGCATCCGGGAAAAAACTTTTAACTGTCGAAGGGCTGTCAGAGCGAGAAAAGGAGGCCTATACTTGGGCCTTTGCCGAAG comes from Desulfosporosinus meridiei DSM 13257 and encodes:
- the hydA gene encoding dihydropyrimidinase, which codes for MGIVLNGGTIVTAADQYQADVRIEGERIVAIGCDIKQPGDQAIDVDGCFLFPGGIDPHTHFDLPMGDFSTSDDFFSGTKAAILGGTTTILDFATQFKGETLKEGLANWHIKAKDKSYVDYGFHMAITDWNEAIANEMKVLVEEDGVSSFKLYMAYKNSLQVDDQALLQALRQAGESGGLVCVHCENGDIVYDLVHEHLKQGKTTPKYHPLSRPPEVEEEATQRAITLAQIAGAPLYVVHLSCSGALQAVTNAKLKGLEIYAETCPQYLLLNDSYYNAEGFNGAKYVISPPLRPIQHQEILWSGLNTGVLDVVATDHCAFNYKGQKDKGLNDFSKIPNGAAGVETRMGLIYTHGVLSGKLSINDFVALTSTNAAKLFGLFPRKGTIAPGSDADIVVWDPRQSTVIKAEELHQQVDYTPYEGFKRSGQAIHVFLRGKQVVQDGQLKEDKPAGIYLSRKPFLKRKVG